The following are from one region of the Streptomyces decoyicus genome:
- a CDS encoding ThuA domain-containing protein — protein sequence MHPSARRLGITAATAAALLATMALPGAAAPARHHDTGRVLVFSKTAGFRHDSIPDGIAALRELGNAGSLPVDATESADAFTPGNLARYDAVVFLSTTGDVLDDTQQKAFEDYVADGGGYLGIHAAADTEYDWPFYGGLVGAYFQSHPAVQPATVRVEDRRNPATAHLPDAWERTDEWYNYRTNPRAQAHVLASLDETTYTGGTMKGDHPIAWCQSYGGGRAFYTGGGHTKESYADPAFRAHLLGGLKYAAGKAIADCRPRTGHRPIFNGRTLDGWKQAGPGGFTVENGTLVSEGGMGLLWYQAKELGSYSLKLDWKMQGDDNSGVFVGFPASDDPWSAVDKGYEIQIDATDAPDRTTGAVYSFQSADLEARDRALRPPGQWNSYEIKVQGERLRVYLNGVEINDFTNKDPDRSLTDGYLGLQNHGADDHVAFRNIRLKEPAAPAGGAAERNRGTK from the coding sequence ATGCACCCCTCCGCACGCCGCCTGGGCATCACCGCCGCCACGGCCGCCGCCCTGCTCGCCACCATGGCCCTGCCCGGCGCCGCCGCACCCGCCCGGCACCACGACACCGGCCGCGTCCTGGTCTTCTCCAAGACCGCGGGCTTCCGGCACGACTCCATCCCCGACGGCATCGCCGCCCTGCGGGAACTGGGCAACGCCGGCTCTCTCCCGGTCGACGCCACCGAGTCCGCGGACGCGTTCACGCCCGGCAACCTCGCCCGCTACGACGCCGTCGTCTTCCTGTCGACCACCGGCGACGTCCTCGACGACACCCAGCAGAAGGCGTTCGAGGACTATGTCGCCGACGGGGGCGGATACCTCGGTATCCACGCCGCCGCCGACACCGAGTACGACTGGCCCTTCTACGGCGGGCTCGTCGGCGCCTACTTCCAGTCGCATCCGGCCGTCCAGCCCGCCACGGTCCGGGTCGAGGACCGCCGCAACCCGGCGACCGCGCACCTTCCGGACGCCTGGGAGCGCACCGACGAGTGGTACAACTACCGCACCAACCCCCGTGCGCAGGCCCATGTCCTCGCCTCCCTCGACGAGACGACCTACACGGGCGGCACCATGAAGGGCGACCATCCGATCGCCTGGTGCCAGAGCTACGGCGGCGGGCGCGCCTTCTACACCGGGGGCGGCCACACCAAGGAGTCCTACGCGGACCCGGCGTTCCGTGCCCATCTGCTCGGCGGCCTGAAGTACGCCGCGGGGAAGGCCATCGCCGACTGCCGGCCGCGCACCGGCCACCGGCCGATCTTCAACGGCCGGACCCTGGACGGATGGAAGCAGGCCGGGCCCGGAGGGTTCACCGTCGAGAACGGCACGCTGGTCTCCGAGGGCGGCATGGGCCTGCTCTGGTACCAGGCCAAGGAGCTGGGGTCGTACTCCCTCAAGCTCGACTGGAAGATGCAGGGCGACGACAACTCCGGGGTCTTCGTGGGCTTCCCGGCCTCCGACGACCCCTGGTCGGCCGTCGACAAGGGCTACGAGATCCAGATCGACGCCACGGACGCGCCGGACCGCACCACGGGCGCCGTCTACTCCTTCCAGTCCGCCGACCTCGAGGCCCGCGACCGGGCCCTGCGGCCGCCCGGTCAGTGGAACTCGTACGAGATCAAGGTCCAGGGCGAGCGCCTGCGGGTGTATCTCAACGGAGTCGAGATCAACGACTTCACCAACAAGGACCCCGACCGCAGCCTGACCGACGGCTACCTCGGTCTCCAGAACCACGGCGCCGATGACCACGTGGCGTTCCGCAACATCCGGCTCAAGGAGCCGGCCGCCCCGGCGGGCGGCGCGGCCGAGCGGAACAGGGGGACGAAATGA
- a CDS encoding inositol-3-phosphate synthase, translating into MTAAGPTTDTADGSGRTEPTRRTEPTRRTEPTRLIEPTRLTGPTRHTGVWLIGARGSVATTVIAGCAALTAGLHRPTGMVTESAPFTDPPVPALPALSALVFGGHDTLSCPLTKRAEELAAGGVLPYGLPQAVHAELTAADAAIRPGGPQAGDTRTDAELISAFAADLRAFRRDHHLDRTVVINVASTEPAPADPHGDRLPASSLYAYAALRAGCPYLNFTPSTGLHHPLLQEMATVSGLPYAGRDGKTGQTLLRSVLAPMFAQRALAVRAWSGINLLGGGDGAALADPGAAAAKNAGKARVLADTLGELPAGDLHIDNVPALGDWKTAWDHIAFDGFLGSRMTLQTTWQGCDSALAAPLVLDLARLLAAAHTVGLSGPQPALGFYFKDPDGGPAALAEQYAALVEYAELLRNGTPS; encoded by the coding sequence ATGACGGCCGCCGGCCCGACCACGGACACGGCCGACGGAAGCGGCCGCACCGAACCCACCCGCCGCACCGAGCCCACTCGCCGCACCGAGCCCACTCGCCTCATCGAGCCCACCCGCCTTACCGGGCCCACCCGCCATACCGGCGTCTGGCTCATCGGCGCCCGCGGCTCCGTCGCCACCACCGTGATCGCCGGCTGCGCCGCCCTCACCGCCGGTCTGCACCGTCCCACCGGCATGGTCACCGAATCCGCCCCCTTCACCGACCCCCCTGTCCCCGCCCTCCCCGCCCTCTCCGCCCTGGTCTTCGGCGGCCACGACACCCTCTCCTGCCCGCTGACCAAACGGGCCGAGGAACTCGCCGCCGGCGGCGTCCTGCCGTACGGCCTGCCGCAGGCCGTACACGCCGAACTCACCGCCGCCGACGCCGCGATCCGGCCCGGCGGCCCTCAGGCGGGCGACACCCGCACCGACGCCGAACTCATCAGCGCCTTCGCCGCCGACCTCCGGGCCTTCCGCCGCGACCACCACCTCGACCGGACCGTCGTCATCAACGTCGCCAGCACGGAACCGGCCCCCGCCGACCCGCACGGCGACCGGCTCCCGGCCAGCTCCCTCTACGCCTACGCCGCCCTGCGCGCGGGCTGCCCGTACCTCAATTTCACGCCCTCCACCGGCCTGCACCACCCCCTCCTCCAGGAGATGGCCACGGTCAGCGGACTGCCGTACGCGGGCCGCGACGGCAAGACGGGGCAGACCCTGCTGCGCTCCGTCCTCGCCCCGATGTTCGCCCAGCGGGCACTCGCCGTACGGGCCTGGTCCGGCATCAACCTCCTCGGCGGCGGCGACGGCGCGGCCCTCGCCGATCCGGGTGCCGCGGCCGCCAAGAACGCCGGCAAGGCCCGGGTCCTGGCCGACACCCTCGGCGAACTGCCCGCGGGCGACCTGCACATCGACAACGTGCCGGCGCTCGGCGACTGGAAGACCGCCTGGGACCACATCGCCTTCGACGGTTTCCTCGGCAGCCGTATGACCCTTCAGACCACCTGGCAGGGCTGCGACTCCGCACTCGCCGCCCCCCTCGTCCTCGATCTGGCCCGCCTCCTGGCCGCCGCCCACACCGTCGGGCTGTCCGGTCCGCAACCCGCCCTCGGCTTCTACTTCAAGGACCCGGACGGCGGCCCGGCCGCGCTCGCCGAGCAATACGCCGCGCTCGTCGAGTACGCCGAACTGCTGCGGAACGGGACGCCGTCATGA
- a CDS encoding SCO3242 family prenyltransferase: MGAGGAAGSGGATGDTGDAGAGAAANANANGNANGTGRAWAELLRVSALFSVPGDLLAGATAAGHRPNHRTALATCASLCLYEAGMALNDWADRDIDAVERPGRPIPSGRIAPAAALTAAGGLTVAGLALAAAASRPALLTATALAATVWAYDLHLKNTPVGPAAMACARSLDLLQGAVATAPPGTTRPRPPLVADRTGPPYPSGAARSARAALPSALLLGAHTLAVTTVSRREAQGSSSALPLAGLAAVAAVAGAAAGADRGGRIRSRSEMRSESGSRVRPAAYRPAAHRPAAGRPSAGSPAADRPAGGRPSADRPAAPAPSPVTAALLAGYGATAARPLLHAVLNPSPYFLQRAVGGGIRAMIPLQAALTARAGAPRTAAALLALIPAARRLSRKVSPT, translated from the coding sequence ATGGGCGCCGGGGGAGCCGCGGGTTCCGGCGGGGCCACGGGAGATACGGGCGACGCCGGCGCAGGTGCCGCCGCCAACGCCAACGCCAACGGCAACGCCAACGGCACGGGCCGGGCCTGGGCCGAACTCCTTCGTGTCTCAGCCCTCTTCAGCGTCCCCGGCGATCTGCTCGCGGGCGCCACCGCCGCCGGCCACCGCCCGAACCACCGCACCGCGCTCGCCACATGCGCCTCCCTGTGCCTCTACGAGGCCGGTATGGCGCTCAACGACTGGGCCGACCGCGATATCGACGCCGTCGAACGCCCCGGCCGCCCGATCCCGTCCGGCCGGATCGCACCGGCCGCCGCCCTCACCGCGGCCGGTGGCCTGACCGTCGCCGGACTCGCCCTCGCCGCGGCGGCGAGCCGCCCCGCCCTGCTCACCGCGACCGCCCTCGCGGCCACGGTCTGGGCCTACGACCTGCACCTCAAGAACACCCCCGTGGGCCCGGCCGCCATGGCCTGCGCCCGCTCCCTGGACCTGCTCCAGGGAGCCGTCGCCACCGCTCCACCGGGCACCACGCGACCGCGGCCACCGCTCGTCGCCGACCGTACCGGCCCCCCGTATCCCTCCGGAGCCGCCCGGTCCGCCCGCGCGGCGCTGCCCTCCGCGCTGCTGCTCGGCGCCCACACCCTCGCCGTCACCACCGTCTCGCGCCGCGAGGCCCAGGGCAGTTCATCAGCCCTGCCGCTGGCCGGGCTGGCGGCGGTCGCCGCGGTGGCGGGTGCGGCGGCGGGCGCGGACAGGGGCGGCCGGATCCGGAGCCGGAGCGAGATGCGGAGTGAGAGCGGGAGCCGTGTCCGTCCTGCCGCGTATCGCCCGGCTGCGCATCGGCCGGCCGCGGGCCGCCCGTCTGCGGGCAGTCCGGCAGCGGACCGCCCTGCCGGGGGCCGCCCGTCTGCGGACCGTCCGGCCGCCCCGGCCCCTTCCCCCGTCACCGCCGCCCTGCTCGCCGGGTACGGAGCCACCGCCGCCCGCCCGCTCCTCCACGCGGTCCTCAATCCCTCGCCGTACTTCCTCCAGCGCGCCGTCGGCGGCGGTATCCGCGCCATGATCCCGCTCCAGGCGGCGCTCACCGCCCGCGCCGGCGCACCCCGTACCGCGGCCGCCCTGCTCGCGCTGATCCCCGCCGCCCGGCGCCTGTCCCGAAAGGTCAGCCCGACATGA
- a CDS encoding sugar phosphate isomerase/epimerase family protein has translation MTSTTTTPLRLAYGTNGLTDLRLNDALALLADLGYDGVSLTLDHMHLDPLAPGLAARTADVARRLGELGLSVAVETGARYVLDPYRKHHPTLLDPDPEARAARTGLLCTAVRVAADLGARAVHCFSGVRPDVTSEDTAWHRLAGSLGPVLEAAADARLPLVLEPEPGHLVSDLANFHYLRAVLGGPQASLLGLTLDIGHCQCLEPDPPATCVRAAAPWLRHVQIEDMRRGVHEHLPFGAGEIDFPPVLDALKDVGYQGLVSVELPRHSHVGPQLAASSLDFLRTAQHQLTAGQPTAPQRAAVRSSAEQHTAPQGPAEQHNAPQLPAEQHNSPQLPAEQHRATPPKHPTGPAAPRGATPC, from the coding sequence ATGACCTCGACGACGACCACCCCGTTGCGGCTGGCCTACGGCACCAACGGTCTCACCGACCTCCGCCTCAACGATGCCCTCGCCCTCCTCGCCGACCTCGGCTACGACGGGGTGTCCCTGACCCTGGACCATATGCACCTCGACCCGCTCGCCCCTGGGCTGGCGGCCCGCACCGCCGATGTCGCCCGCCGGCTCGGCGAGTTGGGGCTCTCCGTGGCCGTCGAGACGGGCGCGCGGTACGTCCTGGACCCTTACCGCAAACACCACCCCACGCTTCTCGACCCGGACCCGGAGGCCCGTGCGGCCCGTACCGGTCTGCTGTGCACCGCCGTCCGTGTCGCCGCCGACCTGGGGGCGCGGGCCGTCCACTGTTTCAGCGGCGTCCGCCCGGACGTCACCTCCGAGGACACCGCCTGGCATCGCCTCGCCGGCTCCCTCGGTCCGGTCCTCGAAGCCGCCGCCGACGCCCGGCTGCCGCTCGTCCTGGAGCCCGAGCCCGGCCACCTCGTCTCCGATCTCGCGAACTTCCACTACCTCCGTGCCGTACTCGGCGGGCCGCAGGCGTCGCTGCTCGGTCTCACCCTGGACATCGGCCACTGCCAGTGCCTGGAGCCCGATCCGCCCGCCACCTGTGTACGGGCCGCGGCGCCATGGCTGCGGCATGTGCAGATCGAGGACATGCGGCGGGGCGTCCACGAACATCTGCCGTTCGGTGCCGGGGAGATCGACTTCCCACCGGTCCTGGACGCCCTGAAGGACGTCGGCTACCAGGGCCTGGTCAGCGTCGAACTGCCCCGCCATTCCCACGTCGGCCCCCAACTCGCCGCATCCTCCCTGGACTTCCTCCGAACCGCGCAACACCAACTCACTGCAGGGCAGCCCACCGCCCCACAGCGCGCCGCCGTACGGAGCTCCGCCGAACAGCACACCGCGCCACAAGGCCCCGCCGAGCAGCACAACGCGCCTCAACTCCCTGCCGAACAGCACAACTCGCCTCAACTCCCTGCCGAACAGCACCGAGCGACCCCGCCGAAGCACCCCACCGGCCCCGCCGCCCCCCGGGGAGCCACCCCGTGCTGA
- a CDS encoding EboA domain-containing protein: MLTPEQRLDHLHTSLRARLDAPARTWLSTALTEAAQGAEPTPAAGVPPAWEMRFASAGRCCTRREPPHEPDPEAAEAARVLMLCTARADAPTVTRVAAHGTAAERRAVLLALPYLELGPAATPLVEDALRTNDTWLVAAAVGPYAARYLDAHAWRHAVLKCLFTGVPLSAVAGLAPRARGDAELARMLRDYARERTAAGRALPDDLRRALALTEPTPAPRTPVGRSPAHHNPTEPQAPTQP, encoded by the coding sequence GTGCTGACCCCCGAACAGCGCCTCGACCACCTCCACACCTCTCTGCGCGCCCGCCTCGACGCCCCCGCCCGCACCTGGCTCAGCACAGCGCTCACCGAGGCAGCGCAGGGCGCCGAACCCACCCCGGCAGCTGGTGTACCACCCGCCTGGGAGATGCGGTTCGCCTCGGCCGGGCGGTGCTGCACCCGGCGTGAGCCGCCGCACGAGCCGGACCCGGAAGCCGCCGAGGCGGCTCGTGTGCTCATGCTGTGCACGGCCCGCGCCGACGCCCCGACCGTCACCCGGGTCGCTGCGCACGGCACGGCCGCCGAACGCCGTGCCGTGCTGCTGGCCCTGCCGTACCTGGAGCTCGGCCCGGCCGCCACGCCGCTCGTCGAGGATGCGCTGCGGACGAACGACACCTGGCTGGTAGCGGCCGCCGTCGGGCCGTACGCCGCCCGCTACCTCGACGCCCACGCCTGGCGGCACGCCGTCTTGAAGTGCCTTTTCACGGGCGTCCCCCTGTCAGCCGTGGCCGGGCTCGCCCCACGCGCGCGGGGCGATGCCGAACTAGCCCGGATGCTCCGCGACTACGCCCGCGAGCGCACCGCCGCCGGCCGTGCCCTCCCCGACGATCTCCGCCGCGCCCTGGCCCTCACCGAACCCACCCCAGCTCCCCGCACCCCCGTCGGACGATCCCCCGCTCACCACAACCCCACCGAGCCCCAGGCCCCTACACAGCCTTAG
- a CDS encoding TatD family hydrolase, with product MRIFDPHIHMTSRTTDDYEAMYAAGVRAVVEPSFWLGQPRTSPAAFFDYFDSLLGWEPFRAAQYGIAHHCTLALNPKEANDPRCTPVLDALPRYLVKDAVVAVGEIGYDSMTPAEDTALAAQLQLAADHGLPALVHTPHRDKAAGLRRTLDVLRESALAPERVVLDHLNETTVGAATESGCWLGFSLYPDTKMTPDRMVRILRLHGTERVLVNSAADWGRSDPLKTREAGDAMLAAGFSEDEVDQVLWRNPAAFYGQSGRLNLNSPRPPGALHEGNSLLRGGE from the coding sequence ATGCGCATCTTCGACCCGCACATCCACATGACCTCCCGCACCACCGACGACTACGAGGCGATGTACGCCGCCGGCGTCCGGGCCGTCGTCGAGCCCTCCTTCTGGCTGGGGCAGCCCCGCACCTCGCCCGCCGCCTTCTTCGACTACTTCGACTCCCTCCTCGGCTGGGAACCCTTCCGCGCCGCCCAGTACGGCATCGCTCACCACTGCACGCTGGCCCTCAACCCCAAGGAAGCCAACGACCCCCGCTGCACCCCCGTCCTCGACGCCCTGCCCCGCTACCTCGTCAAGGATGCGGTCGTCGCCGTCGGTGAGATCGGCTACGACTCCATGACCCCCGCCGAGGACACCGCCCTCGCCGCCCAGCTCCAGCTCGCGGCCGACCACGGCCTGCCGGCACTCGTCCACACCCCCCATCGCGACAAGGCCGCCGGGCTCCGCCGCACCCTGGACGTGCTGCGCGAATCCGCCCTCGCCCCCGAGCGCGTCGTCCTCGACCACCTCAATGAGACAACCGTAGGCGCGGCCACTGAGAGTGGCTGCTGGCTGGGCTTTTCCCTCTACCCCGACACCAAGATGACCCCCGACCGCATGGTGCGGATCCTGCGGCTGCACGGCACCGAACGGGTCCTGGTCAACTCCGCGGCGGACTGGGGCCGCAGCGACCCGCTCAAGACCCGAGAGGCCGGCGACGCGATGCTCGCGGCCGGCTTCAGCGAGGACGAGGTCGACCAGGTGCTGTGGCGCAACCCCGCCGCCTTCTACGGACAGAGCGGCCGGCTGAACCTGAACAGCCCCCGGCCGCCCGGGGCGCTGCACGAGGGCAACTCCCTCCTCCGCGGCGGGGAATGA
- the eboE gene encoding metabolite traffic protein EboE — MRFRHPDGSTVHLAYCTNVHPAETLDGVLAQLRDHCAPVRKRLGRDRLGIGLWLARDAARALTADPAALRRLRRELDTLGLEVVTLNGFPYEGFGDQRVKYRVYRPDWTEPARLDHTTDLARLLTALLPDDAAEGTISTLPLAWRTDFDPARGAADRRGTVLEALRTLAGRLDALEELTGRSVRIGLEPEPGCLIETTADAIGPVTALRRDPSAAGRHPRIGLCLDTCHLATSFEDPHEALAALHRAAVPIVKSQLSAALHAEHPGHTAVRTALSAFAEPRFLHQTRTRGPQGALLATDDLDEALAEDTGLPTNHPWRAHFHVPLHAPPQPPLTSTMVVLQDALALLVGGPAPRTHHLEVETYTWQALPPELRPRTRGRLIDGIAAELALARDLLTDLGLKELP, encoded by the coding sequence ATGCGCTTCCGCCACCCCGACGGGTCCACCGTCCATCTCGCCTACTGCACCAATGTCCACCCCGCCGAGACCCTCGACGGCGTCCTCGCCCAGCTGCGCGACCACTGCGCCCCGGTCCGCAAGCGCCTGGGCCGGGACCGCCTGGGCATCGGACTCTGGCTCGCCAGGGACGCCGCCCGTGCCCTCACCGCCGACCCCGCCGCACTGCGCCGCCTCCGCCGGGAGCTCGACACCCTCGGCCTGGAGGTCGTCACGCTCAACGGCTTCCCCTACGAAGGGTTCGGCGACCAGCGGGTCAAGTACCGCGTGTACCGGCCCGATTGGACGGAACCCGCCCGACTCGACCACACCACCGACCTGGCGCGGCTGCTGACCGCCCTGCTCCCCGACGACGCGGCCGAGGGCACCATCTCCACCCTCCCGCTCGCCTGGCGCACCGACTTCGACCCGGCCCGCGGGGCCGCCGACCGCCGCGGCACCGTCCTGGAGGCGCTGCGCACCCTCGCCGGCCGGCTGGACGCCCTCGAAGAACTCACCGGCCGCTCGGTCCGCATCGGCCTGGAGCCGGAGCCCGGCTGCCTCATCGAGACCACCGCCGATGCCATCGGCCCCGTCACCGCCCTGCGCCGGGACCCCTCAGCAGCGGGACGCCACCCCCGTATCGGCCTCTGCCTCGACACCTGCCACCTCGCCACCTCCTTCGAGGACCCCCACGAAGCGCTCGCCGCGCTGCACCGCGCCGCCGTGCCGATCGTCAAGTCCCAGCTCTCCGCCGCCCTGCACGCCGAACACCCCGGGCACACCGCCGTACGCACTGCCCTCAGCGCCTTCGCCGAGCCCCGCTTCCTCCACCAGACCCGCACCCGCGGCCCCCAGGGCGCGCTTTTGGCCACCGACGACCTCGACGAGGCACTCGCCGAGGACACCGGGCTGCCCACGAACCACCCCTGGCGCGCCCATTTCCATGTGCCGCTGCACGCCCCGCCCCAGCCGCCGCTCACCTCCACCATGGTGGTCCTCCAGGACGCCCTCGCGCTCCTGGTCGGCGGACCGGCCCCGCGCACCCACCACCTGGAGGTGGAGACCTACACGTGGCAGGCCCTGCCCCCCGAGCTGCGGCCGCGCACCCGCGGCCGGCTCATCGACGGCATCGCCGCCGAACTCGCCCTGGCCCGCGACCTGCTGACCGATCTCGGCCTCAAGGAGCTGCCGTGA
- a CDS encoding alkaline phosphatase family protein has protein sequence MTGPTHPTPDPAPGRRLLVLDVVGLTPRLLTHMPRLSALAEAGAYRPLGTVLPAVTCTVQSTFLTGTTPAGHGIVGNGWYFRDLGEVHLWRQHNALVGGDKIWDAARRARPGYTVANVCWWYAMGADTDWTVTPRPIYYADGRKEPDCYTRPPDLHDELTELLGPFPLFTYWGPTASLASSQWITEATRHLHRTRRPDLTLCYLPHLDYDLQRYGPDDPRSHAAATALDTVLAPLLDDARAAGTTVVALSEYGITRVRRPVDINRALRRAGLLEVHTQDGMEYLDPAASRAFAVADHQIAHVYVRRPADLTATREALSGLPGLGQLLDDEGKKECGLDHPRAGDLVALAEPDAWFTYYYWLDDARAPDFARLVEIHRKPGYDPAELFMDPRDPYVRLRAAAALARKKTGMRYRMAVVPLDPEPVRGSHGLLPAGPADGPVLICSQPDVLPAAPAATDVKPLLLRLAGLT, from the coding sequence GTGACAGGACCGACGCACCCCACCCCGGACCCCGCCCCCGGCCGGCGCCTGCTGGTCCTCGACGTCGTCGGCCTCACCCCGCGCCTGCTGACTCATATGCCGCGGCTCTCCGCGCTCGCCGAAGCCGGGGCGTACCGCCCGCTCGGCACGGTGCTGCCCGCCGTCACCTGCACCGTCCAGTCGACCTTTCTGACGGGGACGACACCCGCAGGCCACGGCATCGTGGGCAACGGCTGGTACTTCCGCGACCTCGGCGAGGTCCACCTCTGGCGGCAGCACAACGCGCTGGTCGGCGGGGACAAGATCTGGGACGCCGCGCGCCGTGCGCGCCCCGGTTACACCGTCGCCAATGTCTGCTGGTGGTACGCGATGGGCGCGGACACCGACTGGACCGTGACGCCCCGCCCCATCTACTACGCCGACGGCCGCAAGGAACCCGACTGCTACACCCGGCCGCCCGACCTGCACGACGAACTCACCGAACTGCTCGGCCCGTTCCCCCTCTTCACCTACTGGGGGCCGACCGCCTCGCTCGCCTCCTCCCAGTGGATCACCGAGGCCACCCGCCACCTGCACCGCACCCGCCGGCCCGATCTCACCCTCTGCTACCTCCCGCACCTCGACTACGACCTCCAGCGCTACGGCCCCGACGACCCCCGCTCGCACGCCGCCGCCACCGCACTCGACACCGTCCTCGCCCCGCTGCTGGACGATGCCCGCGCCGCCGGCACCACCGTCGTCGCGCTGTCCGAGTACGGCATCACCCGGGTGCGCCGCCCCGTCGACATCAACCGCGCGCTGCGCCGGGCCGGACTGCTGGAGGTGCACACCCAGGACGGGATGGAGTATCTCGACCCGGCCGCCTCCCGTGCGTTCGCGGTCGCCGACCACCAGATCGCGCACGTCTACGTCCGGCGCCCCGCGGACCTCACCGCGACCCGCGAGGCGCTCTCCGGCCTCCCCGGGCTCGGGCAACTCCTCGACGACGAGGGCAAGAAGGAATGCGGCCTCGACCATCCGCGGGCCGGTGACCTCGTCGCGCTGGCCGAGCCCGACGCCTGGTTCACGTACTACTACTGGCTCGACGACGCCCGCGCGCCCGACTTCGCCCGGCTCGTCGAGATCCACCGCAAACCCGGCTACGACCCGGCCGAACTCTTCATGGACCCGCGCGACCCGTACGTGCGCCTCCGCGCCGCGGCCGCGCTCGCCCGCAAGAAGACCGGGATGCGCTACCGGATGGCGGTCGTCCCGCTCGACCCCGAGCCGGTCCGCGGCAGCCACGGACTGCTGCCCGCCGGCCCCGCCGACGGCCCCGTCCTCATCTGCTCACAGCCGGACG